The genome window TTCGGTGCTGCGTACGATGACGAGCTGGACGATCCACACACCGACGGAACGGCCACGTTCTTCGAAGAGATCGCCGAGGCGGACGAGGCCAATAGCGGCGACAAACTACACGCCGACGGTGAGATAGTCGTCCGAACCGTCGCGATTCGGGACGACTCGGCGGTCGGCCTCGACGCACGAACGTCGAACAGCGAGGCGCTCGAGCAGGATCTCGCCGACGCAGACGACGGTCTCGACGCGGAGGACTTCCAGATACCCGGCGAAGTCGAGCTCCGGATGACGGGGACAGCAGCCAGCGAGACCACCGTTCACGTCAGCGGTGAGACGTTGACGGATGCGATCGACGTCGACGGTTCCGACGGGTGGCTCAGAGATACAATCACTGGCTACACCTGCCAGTACGGCGGGTTCTGGTGTGACGACGAGCCAGACATCGAGCCGATCGAGTACGTGCTCGAGTCGGTTTCCACCCTTGAAGGGACCGAAACGGTGACCCTCGTCGAGGGAGATCTCGACGAGGTAACCGACAGCGAGGCCGACACCGTCGAGCTGTGGACTGGAACATACGAACTGGAGATCGAAGCCGACGGTGACGACTTCGACGGCTGTCACGACACGATCGACGAAGCTAAAGACTGGACGGAGATTTGCGGTCCCGATCTGACGCTCGAGTCCTTCGACGACCCACACTGGCACGAGACACGAGGTGACGTTCACTATGTTACGTTGGTCACAGTATAGAGCACAGACCGAACCGCTGGCGGCGATCTTTGCGGTGTCGATCTTCGCCATCGCTCTCAGCCTCTACGTCGTTGCAGCCCAGCCGATCTTTCCAGGGTTTAGTGATGATTCGACAGCTGATCGAACGATCGATCGGGTATGGGACGATATCGAACAGCATGGCGTCTTTCACGCCTACGACGGTGCCGACGATATTGATGCCCTCGTCGACGGCGAGTCGGTCCCGGCTGGATCGGCGGTGTACGTAGTCGTGACCGCGGTCGATGGGGGGAAAGAGCAACCGGTCGCCGAAGCCGCCTTTCCGTCGGGGTATCCTGACGATATCGATCCCTCCGAGCCTACCCAGATCGAGCAGTACGTCGAGGACGAAGGCGTTCCCAGCGGCGCAAGTATTTCGACACGGTCGATTCCGGTCGCGGTCGAGAGCCAGGCCGAAATCCGCTCCGGAACACTCGAGGTGAGCGTATGGTAGTGCCCGACCGTGCGATCTCGACGGTGATGGACGTCTCTCTGGCACTGTTGATTATCAGTGCTACCGTGTTGCTCATCGGAACGTACGTCCACACCGAAACGGAGTCGATCGACAGCGAACGCGGAGACCACGCGTTGCAGTCGCTTTCAGGCTCAACGGTAACGATCACGTACGACATCAGCGAACCGAACGAAGCGGGAGAGCGGGCCACTGACAGCGAGCACTACGAACCGCTCGACGATCTCGATCCCGACGACGTCGGAGAACTGTACGAGATCACGACCTACGGTTCGGCGATGGACGTCCTCGCCGAAGCCGCCCAGACGAATCTCGTCATCAACGACACCGAGGTATGGGCCTACGGACACTCCGTCGAACAGTCGGTTGATGGGGCGATACAGGATCGACTAGTCGGCAGCGATGGACGGACGTTTACTGTCGCGACGTGGGAGCCGTACGACGGCGCGGCAATAACCGGCACGGCGACAGCCGGTAACACACCCCCACACACCGAGGACGTATCGAGTGCATCGATTGAGGTCTCGGCAAATCCGGACTCGCTCGAGGCCGAACACCTCGCGACGAAGTTCGAGGTGGGAGAAACGGCGTCGCCCGGCGACTCTATCGAGGACGGCTTCGATGCCATCGGACGGGAGATTGCCGAAACGATCATCGAGGGCTACTTCCCACCGACGCAAACACAGTACACCCTCGAGTCGTCGCTGACTGAAACCGCCGTCACGCTGTACAACTACCGACAGCTGGCGGACGTCGTCGGCGTCGACATTGACGACTCTATCAGGGGACCCGACGCGAACGCAGCGCAAGCCAACCAGGTCCTTCTGGAAGGTGAAACCGCCGATGAAACGGGACTCGAGGACTTCGTTGCCGACGATTTACGTGATTCTCCTGCAGGCGAAGAGATCAGGAAGGCTTACGACGACCTGGATGAGTCGCCGAGTGACGACGAGACGGAGGCGTTCGAAGCAGTGTTCGATGAAACAATCGCGACCGATACGGTCGACGTCACGGTCCAAACGTGGGACTAATGTCAGAGAACTCTCGATCACGGAACGAACGATCGTTTTCGATAGCCGAACGGGGACACGTCCCGTTTGCAATACTCGCGGTACTGTTACTCGTCTCGAGTGTGGCGGCGATTGCCATCCTGGAGCAACGATCTGAGCCCAGAATCGACCGAGACGCCGAGTTGGCGATGGATCGAACCGAGACAGCCGCCCAGAGTGAATTTCGGACGGCTGTTCTCGAGGCGACACACCAGGCCGGTGGCGCGCCGATCAATTCTACCGCGGGGAGCGACGTCGACGCAATCTCCTCAGCGTCGGATCAATCCGAGGCCTTCCGAAACTACGTCAAGCTGTTGATCTATCTCGAGGCCGCCGATCGATTGCCCACTGCGAGTCAATCCGTAAGCCACGACACGTACTCGACCGTCTCGGTAGTGCCCGTCTCCGATGCCCCTGACGACGGGTACATCGATCCCGGCGAGGCGATCCAGCGAGTCGACCTCGAAATCGGCCACTACGATGACGACGTCGAGAACGGAACGGTCATTGCGACGATTCAGGATGTCGAATTCAGTGCCTACGCAGGCGGTGAGCGCGTCCCGGCAGAATCACGATCGATCACCGTTAGCGTCGGCACGCCGGTGTTCGAGCTGAACGAGAAATTGATCGACTACGAGGCGCAACTCAACGCAGGGTTCTTCGAGGACGGTGGCTTACCGAATCCGACAGACCCTGACGGGCTTGGACAGGAACTCGGCGTTCGGCTGTATCCGAACGCATACATGAAAGCATCGTGGAATCGGTTCGGGGCCCACCCGACCAACAGTCCAGACGATCACGACTTCGAAGAAGTGATCCATACGGACCATACCGAGGTACTCACGAATCAGGCACGCTTTTCGATCCAGGAGGAGACCTTCGGGACACGTGATCCCTACGCGGATCGAACGATGCGCCCACAGTATCTCTGTATGGCACTCGACGTTTCGACAACGGTTGCAGACGTCGACCTCGAGATAGATCTAAACGATATCGTTCCCAGTGATAATATAACGTTCAACGAAGACCTCGAAGACTATGTCGAACAGATGGAAGAAGGAAACGAGAGCATCGGCGAGCATGACAACATTACCGTCTGGATAAACGAGGAACTCGACTTCGAGGAGGAAGTCTGTGATGAGGGCGGGCTCCTCAACGACTGGGTTTTCGGCGACGAGGCGACCGGTGACCTCCCAGATGTGCCGCCCGTCTCGGAGTTGCTTCGCGACGGCATCGAAAGCATGGATGTCGCTGAGCAAGAGATCGAACTTCCTGTCAACGATTTTTCAGAAGCCTCGTATCTCGAGTATCGATTGGGGAGTGAGGACCCTATCGAGTACTTCGAAGCCGAGATAGACACTATTCAGAACGAGATAGAGAACGAGGGCGGACTGGTTGATGAGGACGTTCCAAATCCGTCATTCGACGGCGAGGAGAACTATGACGCAAGCCCGCACGATATTCGAGACGAACTCTACGAGTTGAGCGTCACGCTCGACCACGACGACCCCTCGGTCGACAGGCTCCCTACCCCGAATTCACCCGGTGGCAGTGGCTGGGAACGAACCTCACTCGATAGGAGCGTCTCAGACGTTTCGGATGTCTCCGTTTTGATCGAGCCCACTGGTCCCGGTGACGAGTACGTTCGCGATATCTACGAACTCGAGGTGGAAGCAACGACCGAGGTGGACGCATCGTCATACTGGGTGCAGCGCAACGAGACTGGCGCCGTGATCGGCACTGATTCCACAGCGACCTCGAGAGCCGTCGATATCGACGTCGAGTTCGCCATCCAGAGCGAGTATGCCTTTGAAGCCGCTGGATACTACCACGAGAGTTACGACGAGTTTCGAGTCGCCGACGACCCGATCGAGACGGATTACGACGATCACGAGAACGTGACGTTTCGTACGGGCGCCCGAAACGCAGTCACCGAGGTCACCGGTGTGAGTTCATACGGCACTGCTGAAAGCCAACTACGAAGCCGACTCGAGTCGACTCTCGACGGGACCGACCCCGACACCGATAATCTCGGTGACGTCGCAATCGAGAGTGTCAAAGAAAGAGACGGAGCAACGTTGAAAACTGACGATGTCCTCACCAGCAGTGAACGGGCCGAGGTACTCACGGCCCTCGATGAAGAACTCGAGGCGGTCCATAACGAATTCCAGGATCGGTGGGATGAAGACCCACACAGCGTCAAAGTTGGCGAGTTGACCCAGACAGACGAGACCCCTCCCGAGCAGGTCAAAACTCACATTCAGAACAACATCGAAACTGATCTCGTCGACGATGGGCCGTACGAAACGCCCGAAGAAAAAGCGAGACAGCAGATCCGAAGCGCCTACTTCGACCGATTATACTACTGGCTCGACCTAGCGGACGACGACTACAATGAAAACGTCGGACAGTTCGACGACACGATAGACGGCGCAACCGGCGGTGGCGTCGACGGGATGAACGACGCACTCGACTTCGTCCAGGGCTTTGCTAATGCCGACTTCAACCCCGAACCCGAGGACCTCGATGGCTCGCCAGTCCACGACGATGCCCAATATGAAATCTCCGGTTCGCCCACATATTTGACGTCGGTCGACATCGACCGCGACAGAGATCCAGCAATCCGTGGCGAATCGGAAACGATTATGGACACCGATAGTGATGCCCATCACGCTCCGATGGCGATCCAGACCGACGAATTCGTCCCATGGCCAGGTTCACCGGCGCTCTTTTACTTGCCAAACAAGTGGTACGTTACCATCAATTCCTGGACTGTCGACGTCAGAGGCGAGTACGCCCGCCTCGAGGTCAGTTCAACGATCGGAGATCCAGCCGACAGCGACCGACTGACGTACGTCGCCGAAGAGAGCCCAGTGTACGTCGACCTCTCCGACGACTCGAGCGTGCAGGCAGGTCGGAACGAAGCGGTCGATTTCGAGACGTACACCGAAGTCATCGTTATCATGCCTGGGGCGGTCGTGCAACGGGGTGGGCCTGTGCCGTCTGTTGCTGATGGTGATTTCGATGCTACTGGAATGATATATTGTTCAAAAACGTGGGAAAGCGTCGGACCCGAGGCAGATATTGATTACTCTGACTGTAACAATCTCGAAGACGACTCGTCCCTTCCTTAACATTAAATTCATTTAATTGGTCCTGGTGAATCACTAGACGGCGGTGACTTCGGGTGAGAAAATAGGTCGCTCGAGGCCCCACGCTGGAACAATCATGGCTGCAATCCCAACAGATCCTCCGACGGCGAACTGATTTGCCGGTCTCAGCAAGAGAGCAAGACAGTACAACTTGGCGTAGTATGGCGATTCACCAGAGCCATTTAATTATGGTGTTAGCTGTATGCTATGAGTCCCAGGTCATCAAGCGGTAGTATGATTATTCCATTTAAGATAACTGGGTAGTGAGGACTGTCTCTCTCGGTTTCTTTCTGCCATAGTAACTCTCCCGAATTTGGATCTACTGCCACCAAATCAAGTGGGTCTGTCAGGTTAGCACTTATGCCGTAGCCAATTCCATCAGCAAAGACTAGCGGATTTTCAGATCCGTGCTCTGGACTCCATGTCTCTGGTGTTTCGCCAGTTTCTACATTATATGCCATTGAGCCCCGTTCGATGTAGGCAATGTGGTCGTTGACTGTCGGCCTCGTCCATGGGACCGAATCGAACTCAGTGATTTTGTTCGTGTCACCATCTGATCCATCGATTTCCAATAAATAGTCATCAGTAGCTGTGTATATTTTACTCTCAACTACGGGGAACGTTCTGGAGACTCTATCATCGAACCATTGCTGTGCCTGTGTTATTTCGTGCTCCCAAAGTTTGTTCCCGCTGTCGCGGCTATATCCGAGTAAAACGAAATCATCGATGTCCGGATCTTCTCGACAGCGAACGTAAACATGGTCCTGATCAACTGCGAGTGATTGGACTGGGTCGGGTGTGTCGAAACTCACAATTTCTTCG of Natrarchaeobaculum sulfurireducens contains these proteins:
- a CDS encoding DUF7283 family protein — its product is MDFEAPADAWYVYVAVVIISVSFAGIVVGISSMPPPDAQQAANAIETATGSEYASSASYEHDADVVTIDRQTITMKNEYGTAHASFSYGTVVPVNGHDRLENVTGGQSFGAAYDDELDDPHTDGTATFFEEIAEADEANSGDKLHADGEIVVRTVAIRDDSAVGLDARTSNSEALEQDLADADDGLDAEDFQIPGEVELRMTGTAASETTVHVSGETLTDAIDVDGSDGWLRDTITGYTCQYGGFWCDDEPDIEPIEYVLESVSTLEGTETVTLVEGDLDEVTDSEADTVELWTGTYELEIEADGDDFDGCHDTIDEAKDWTEICGPDLTLESFDDPHWHETRGDVHYVTLVTV
- a CDS encoding DUF7285 family protein, with the protein product MLRWSQYRAQTEPLAAIFAVSIFAIALSLYVVAAQPIFPGFSDDSTADRTIDRVWDDIEQHGVFHAYDGADDIDALVDGESVPAGSAVYVVVTAVDGGKEQPVAEAAFPSGYPDDIDPSEPTQIEQYVEDEGVPSGASISTRSIPVAVESQAEIRSGTLEVSVW
- a CDS encoding DUF7284 family protein, with translation MVVPDRAISTVMDVSLALLIISATVLLIGTYVHTETESIDSERGDHALQSLSGSTVTITYDISEPNEAGERATDSEHYEPLDDLDPDDVGELYEITTYGSAMDVLAEAAQTNLVINDTEVWAYGHSVEQSVDGAIQDRLVGSDGRTFTVATWEPYDGAAITGTATAGNTPPHTEDVSSASIEVSANPDSLEAEHLATKFEVGETASPGDSIEDGFDAIGREIAETIIEGYFPPTQTQYTLESSLTETAVTLYNYRQLADVVGVDIDDSIRGPDANAAQANQVLLEGETADETGLEDFVADDLRDSPAGEEIRKAYDDLDESPSDDETEAFEAVFDETIATDTVDVTVQTWD
- a CDS encoding DUF7286 family protein — encoded protein: MSENSRSRNERSFSIAERGHVPFAILAVLLLVSSVAAIAILEQRSEPRIDRDAELAMDRTETAAQSEFRTAVLEATHQAGGAPINSTAGSDVDAISSASDQSEAFRNYVKLLIYLEAADRLPTASQSVSHDTYSTVSVVPVSDAPDDGYIDPGEAIQRVDLEIGHYDDDVENGTVIATIQDVEFSAYAGGERVPAESRSITVSVGTPVFELNEKLIDYEAQLNAGFFEDGGLPNPTDPDGLGQELGVRLYPNAYMKASWNRFGAHPTNSPDDHDFEEVIHTDHTEVLTNQARFSIQEETFGTRDPYADRTMRPQYLCMALDVSTTVADVDLEIDLNDIVPSDNITFNEDLEDYVEQMEEGNESIGEHDNITVWINEELDFEEEVCDEGGLLNDWVFGDEATGDLPDVPPVSELLRDGIESMDVAEQEIELPVNDFSEASYLEYRLGSEDPIEYFEAEIDTIQNEIENEGGLVDEDVPNPSFDGEENYDASPHDIRDELYELSVTLDHDDPSVDRLPTPNSPGGSGWERTSLDRSVSDVSDVSVLIEPTGPGDEYVRDIYELEVEATTEVDASSYWVQRNETGAVIGTDSTATSRAVDIDVEFAIQSEYAFEAAGYYHESYDEFRVADDPIETDYDDHENVTFRTGARNAVTEVTGVSSYGTAESQLRSRLESTLDGTDPDTDNLGDVAIESVKERDGATLKTDDVLTSSERAEVLTALDEELEAVHNEFQDRWDEDPHSVKVGELTQTDETPPEQVKTHIQNNIETDLVDDGPYETPEEKARQQIRSAYFDRLYYWLDLADDDYNENVGQFDDTIDGATGGGVDGMNDALDFVQGFANADFNPEPEDLDGSPVHDDAQYEISGSPTYLTSVDIDRDRDPAIRGESETIMDTDSDAHHAPMAIQTDEFVPWPGSPALFYLPNKWYVTINSWTVDVRGEYARLEVSSTIGDPADSDRLTYVAEESPVYVDLSDDSSVQAGRNEAVDFETYTEVIVIMPGAVVQRGGPVPSVADGDFDATGMIYCSKTWESVGPEADIDYSDCNNLEDDSSLP
- a CDS encoding outer membrane protein assembly factor BamB family protein; translation: MAAYRHTRRRWLATCAGATAGLAAIAGCSDETDTSSLDDPGATASDGDYGDWPMERYNATNRLSVPHTGLDSEPEVLWTAELTGATRPPVVYDDTAFVNHGYDTCTAININDGEMLWEVDTDGSEAIAVSEMGLLVGDNGLTVLDRDNGEALWTSKSDQIITSIRLYEDAIYAGSEDSVVTFNEHGEEIVSFDTPDPVQSLAVDQDHVYVRCREDPDIDDFVLLGYSRDSGNKLWEHEITQAQQWFDDRVSRTFPVVESKIYTATDDYLLEIDGSDGDTNKITEFDSVPWTRPTVNDHIAYIERGSMAYNVETGETPETWSPEHGSENPLVFADGIGYGISANLTDPLDLVAVDPNSGELLWQKETERDSPHYPVILNGIIILPLDDLGLIAYS